Proteins encoded in a region of the Veillonella parvula genome:
- a CDS encoding NAD(P)-dependent oxidoreductase, with protein sequence MSNELKPLHFDADYTMEEALAEAKRCLNCPKPLCRMGCPIENEIPRFIQAIARGNFGEANDILAERTNLPAICGRVCPRENQCEGNCIMNKAKKPPINIGKLERFAADFESINELRKPKKIKQDLGKVAVVGSGPAGLSVAGDVAKLGYEVTVFEGQSEPGGVLLFGIPEFRLSKAVVRREIARLEGLGVKFVCNTFIGQDKTLDDLFAEGFDSIFIGTGTHIPQEVRMENDEVHGVFQAMYLLTNVQLVENGELDEDQIPVKKGDRVIIIGGGNVAMDAARTCVRLGCEAVTVAYRRSQEQMPALLSEYEEARAEGVQFQWFASPVGVEGTDKVEGFKYEVMALNEDGAGIHGTGNFQVMPVDKIIIAAGHKPNARLVGEGNNLKVDEKGYIITSEDPYGMTSREGVFAGGDVVHKPATVVLAMREAKKAVDGMVKYMEIKKAQESANQ encoded by the coding sequence ATGAGTAACGAATTAAAACCACTACATTTTGATGCGGATTATACGATGGAGGAGGCGCTTGCGGAGGCGAAGCGTTGTTTGAATTGTCCTAAGCCGTTGTGTCGCATGGGTTGTCCCATTGAGAACGAGATTCCTCGTTTTATTCAGGCTATCGCACGCGGCAATTTTGGTGAAGCAAACGATATTTTGGCGGAACGGACGAATTTGCCGGCTATTTGCGGCCGCGTCTGTCCTCGTGAAAACCAATGTGAAGGCAACTGTATCATGAATAAGGCGAAGAAACCGCCTATTAACATCGGTAAATTGGAACGCTTTGCAGCTGACTTTGAAAGCATCAATGAACTTCGCAAGCCTAAGAAAATCAAACAAGATCTCGGCAAGGTAGCTGTAGTAGGTTCTGGGCCTGCAGGTTTGTCCGTAGCTGGTGATGTGGCTAAACTCGGTTATGAGGTAACTGTATTTGAAGGCCAATCTGAACCAGGTGGTGTACTCTTATTCGGTATTCCCGAATTCCGCTTGTCCAAAGCCGTTGTACGTCGTGAAATCGCTCGTCTTGAAGGCTTAGGTGTTAAATTCGTATGTAATACATTTATTGGTCAAGATAAAACTTTGGATGATCTCTTTGCTGAAGGTTTTGACTCTATCTTTATCGGTACTGGTACACATATTCCTCAAGAAGTGCGCATGGAAAACGATGAAGTGCATGGTGTATTCCAAGCGATGTACTTGTTGACTAACGTACAATTGGTAGAAAATGGGGAACTTGATGAAGATCAAATTCCTGTTAAAAAAGGCGATCGTGTTATCATCATCGGTGGTGGCAACGTAGCGATGGATGCGGCTCGTACATGCGTCCGTTTAGGCTGCGAAGCGGTAACTGTAGCATATCGTCGTAGCCAAGAACAAATGCCAGCCTTGTTGTCTGAATACGAAGAAGCTCGTGCTGAAGGCGTTCAATTCCAATGGTTCGCTTCTCCAGTAGGCGTAGAAGGTACAGATAAGGTAGAAGGCTTCAAATACGAAGTGATGGCACTTAACGAAGATGGTGCAGGTATCCACGGCACTGGTAACTTCCAAGTAATGCCTGTTGATAAAATCATTATCGCCGCAGGTCATAAACCAAATGCTCGTCTTGTAGGTGAAGGTAATAACTTAAAAGTAGATGAAAAAGGTTATATTATTACATCTGAAGATCCATATGGTATGACTAGTCGTGAAGGCGTATTTGCAGGTGGTGACGTTGTTCACAAACCTGCTACCGTAGTATTGGCTATGCGTGAAGCTAAAAAAGCTGTTGATGGCATGGTTAAATACATGGAAATCAAAAAAGCACAAGAAAGCGCAAATCAATAA